One segment of Nocardioides sp. QY071 DNA contains the following:
- a CDS encoding NAD(P)H-hydrate dehydratase, with amino-acid sequence MIRAHTVEQVRAAEADLLARLPEGALMQRAAAGLGYAVLDLLGTAYGRRVLLLVGSGDNGGDALYAGALLARRGVQVEAWLLSDAAHRGGVDALRAAGGRAVPWSSIGQRQHAQPPNPRGLVPNRNIFDVVVDGIVGIGGRAGLRPEATNALELLAGIPVVAVDTPSGVDVDTGETDGPHVTADLTVTFGTHKPCHLLDPAAQACGAIHLVDIGLDLPQAQVEALQAADVAALLPRPAPDAHKYTRGVVGVRAGSAAYPGAAVLSVSGAACGLAGMVRYDGDPAALDQVRAAHPEVVGPGRVQAWVVGSGSDTGAEDAVRRSLADGVPLVIDADAIAFAGTTRGRPVVLTPHAGELARLLDVERAEVEARMLEHARLAAHRFDAVVLLKGRHTVVARPDGRARVTTTGTPWLATAGAGDVLGGLVGALLAAGLDPFDAASAGSWLHGAAATRAAQDGLIVASDVAAALPAVLGTLVGR; translated from the coding sequence GTGATCCGGGCCCACACCGTCGAGCAGGTCCGCGCCGCGGAGGCAGACCTGCTCGCCCGGCTGCCCGAGGGTGCGCTGATGCAGCGCGCCGCCGCCGGCCTGGGGTACGCCGTGCTCGACCTGCTCGGCACCGCCTACGGCCGCCGGGTGCTGCTGCTCGTCGGGTCCGGTGACAACGGCGGCGACGCGCTGTACGCCGGCGCGCTGCTCGCCCGGCGCGGGGTCCAGGTGGAGGCGTGGCTGCTGTCCGACGCAGCCCATCGGGGCGGCGTGGACGCGCTGCGGGCTGCCGGCGGCCGGGCCGTCCCGTGGTCATCGATTGGGCAGAGACAGCATGCTCAGCCCCCGAATCCCCGCGGTTTGGTCCCAAACCGCAACATCTTTGACGTCGTCGTCGACGGCATCGTCGGCATCGGCGGACGCGCCGGCCTGCGCCCGGAGGCAACGAACGCACTCGAGCTGTTGGCCGGGATCCCGGTCGTCGCGGTCGACACCCCGTCGGGCGTCGACGTCGACACCGGCGAGACCGACGGCCCCCACGTCACCGCCGACCTCACGGTCACCTTCGGCACCCACAAGCCCTGCCACCTGCTCGACCCCGCGGCACAGGCGTGCGGGGCGATCCACCTGGTCGACATCGGCCTCGACCTGCCCCAGGCGCAGGTCGAGGCGCTGCAGGCCGCCGACGTCGCCGCACTGCTCCCGCGACCCGCGCCCGACGCCCACAAGTACACCCGCGGCGTCGTCGGCGTCCGCGCCGGCTCGGCCGCCTACCCCGGCGCCGCCGTGCTGAGCGTCTCCGGCGCGGCGTGCGGGCTCGCCGGCATGGTCCGGTACGACGGCGACCCGGCCGCCCTCGACCAGGTCCGCGCCGCCCATCCGGAGGTGGTCGGCCCCGGCCGGGTGCAGGCGTGGGTGGTCGGCTCCGGGAGTGACACGGGAGCCGAGGACGCCGTACGCCGCTCGCTGGCCGACGGTGTCCCCCTGGTCATCGACGCCGACGCGATCGCCTTCGCCGGCACCACCCGGGGCCGCCCGGTGGTCCTCACGCCCCATGCCGGCGAGCTGGCCCGGCTGCTCGACGTCGAGCGTGCCGAGGTCGAGGCGCGGATGCTCGAGCACGCCCGACTGGCCGCCCACCGCTTCGACGCCGTCGTCCTGCTCAAGGGCCGCCACACGGTGGTCGCCCGCCCCGACGGACGGGCCCGAGTCACCACGACCGGCACCCCCTGGCTCGCGACCGCGGGCGCCGGCGACGTCCTCGGCGGCCTGGTCGGCGCGCTGCTGGCGGCCGGGCTCGACCCGTTCGACGCCGCCTCTGCCGGCTCCTGGCTGCACGGCGCCGCCGCGACCCGGGCCGCCCAGGACGGGCTGATCGTCGCGAGTGACGTGGCCGCGGCCCTCCCGGCGGTCCTCGGGACCTTGGTGGGACGATAG
- the glmS gene encoding glutamine--fructose-6-phosphate transaminase (isomerizing) produces the protein MCGIVGYVGHQSAEGAVIDGLRRLEYRGYDSAGIAVVHDGTLTVEKRAGKLANLEKVLGETPIPTAEVGIGHTRWATHGPPNDVNAHPHTGPARRVALVHNGIIENFLDLRARLEADDHELLSDTDTEIVAQLLELQVQSGEDLTTAMQRVCQKLDGAFTLVAIDAEEPGKVVAARRNSPLVVGLGEGENFLGSDVAAFIEHTREALELGQDQIVVMTRDAVQVTDFWGRPVEARHFHVDWDLSSAEKDGHDWFMRKEIFEQPRAVADSLIGRRTPSGQLQLDEMRLADEELRDVDKIIIIACGTSFYAGMVAKYAIEHWTRTPVEVELASEFRYRDPIIDSTTLIVAISQSGETADTLQAIRHARSQRAKVLAICNTNGSSIPRESDAVIYTHAGPEIGVASTKGFLTQLVACYLLALYIAQVKGTRFGDEIDEIMRHLEAMPDHIDTVLDTAEQVYALAADHATTRSVLFLGRHAGYPVALEGALKLKELAYLHAEGFAAGELKHGPIALIEDGLPVLCVVPPKGRDHLHGKMLSGIQEVRARGARTICLAEEGDTSIEPYADALIRLPKVPVLLQPLVSIVPLQLFACELATVLGHDVDQPRNLAKSVTVE, from the coding sequence ATGTGCGGGATCGTCGGGTACGTCGGACACCAGTCGGCCGAGGGCGCCGTCATCGACGGTCTCCGGCGGCTGGAGTACCGCGGGTACGACTCGGCCGGCATCGCCGTCGTCCACGACGGGACACTGACCGTCGAGAAGCGGGCGGGCAAGCTCGCCAACCTGGAGAAGGTGCTCGGCGAGACGCCGATCCCGACTGCCGAGGTCGGCATCGGACACACCCGGTGGGCCACCCACGGCCCGCCCAACGACGTCAACGCCCACCCCCACACCGGTCCCGCGCGACGGGTCGCGCTGGTGCACAACGGCATCATCGAGAACTTCCTCGACCTGCGGGCCCGGCTCGAGGCCGACGACCACGAGCTGCTGTCCGACACCGACACCGAGATCGTGGCCCAGCTGCTCGAGCTGCAGGTGCAGTCGGGGGAGGACCTGACCACCGCGATGCAGCGGGTCTGCCAGAAGCTCGACGGCGCGTTCACCCTGGTCGCGATCGACGCCGAGGAGCCCGGCAAGGTCGTCGCCGCCCGCCGCAACTCCCCGCTGGTCGTCGGGCTGGGGGAGGGTGAGAACTTCCTCGGCTCCGACGTCGCCGCGTTCATCGAGCACACCCGTGAGGCGCTCGAGCTCGGCCAGGACCAGATCGTGGTGATGACCCGCGACGCCGTCCAGGTCACCGACTTCTGGGGCCGCCCGGTCGAGGCGCGCCACTTCCACGTCGACTGGGACCTCTCGTCGGCAGAGAAGGACGGCCACGACTGGTTCATGCGCAAGGAGATCTTCGAGCAGCCCCGTGCCGTCGCCGACTCCCTGATCGGCCGTCGTACGCCGTCCGGACAGCTGCAGCTCGACGAGATGCGCCTTGCCGACGAGGAGCTGCGCGACGTCGACAAGATCATCATCATCGCGTGCGGGACGTCGTTCTACGCCGGCATGGTCGCGAAGTACGCCATCGAGCACTGGACCCGCACCCCGGTCGAGGTCGAGCTCGCCTCCGAGTTCCGCTACCGCGACCCGATCATCGACTCGACCACGCTGATCGTCGCGATCAGCCAGTCCGGCGAGACCGCCGACACCCTCCAGGCCATCCGCCACGCGCGCTCGCAGCGCGCGAAGGTGCTCGCGATCTGCAACACCAACGGCTCCTCGATCCCGCGCGAGTCCGACGCCGTGATCTACACCCACGCCGGCCCCGAGATCGGCGTCGCCTCGACCAAGGGCTTCTTGACCCAGCTGGTCGCCTGCTACCTGCTCGCGCTCTACATCGCGCAGGTCAAGGGCACCCGGTTCGGCGACGAGATCGACGAGATCATGCGCCACCTCGAGGCGATGCCCGACCACATCGACACCGTCCTCGACACCGCCGAGCAGGTCTACGCGCTCGCCGCCGACCACGCGACCACCCGCTCGGTGCTCTTCCTCGGCCGCCACGCCGGCTACCCGGTCGCGCTCGAGGGCGCGCTCAAGCTCAAGGAGCTGGCGTACCTCCACGCCGAGGGCTTCGCCGCCGGCGAGCTCAAGCACGGCCCGATCGCGCTGATCGAGGACGGCCTGCCGGTGCTGTGCGTCGTACCCCCCAAGGGTCGCGACCACCTCCACGGCAAGATGCTCAGCGGCATCCAGGAGGTCCGCGCCCGCGGCGCCCGCACCATCTGCCTGGCCGAGGAGGGCGACACCTCGATCGAGCCGTACGCCGACGCGCTGATCCGGCTGCCCAAGGTGCCCGTGCTGCTGCAGCCGCTGGTCTCGATCGTCCCGCTGCAGCTGTTCGCCTGCGAGCTGGCCACGGTGCTCGGCCACGACGTCGACCAGCCGCGCAACCTCGCCAAGTCCGTCACGGTCGAGTAG
- the tsaE gene encoding tRNA (adenosine(37)-N6)-threonylcarbamoyltransferase complex ATPase subunit type 1 TsaE: MSVETRRVGPEAAAEVLAVVKAAFADRPVLDPPADALAETEDSIAAMLAPSGGLLTLDDGRPVAALVLDPVDDAVYLRRVSVDPAAQGHGLAHGLVRAALLDIARAGARRVRLLAREELPRTIGFWRELGFVETGRHAPYVEMARPAPVIVDVPGADDMRALGRRVAAYLSGGDVLVLSGELGAGKTTFTQGLGEGLGVRGQITSPTFVIARVHPALGAGPELVHVDAYRLGGQAELDDLDLDTDLDEAVTVVEWGTGIAEGLAEDRLEVRITRATGDTAADPEADPRLVELDGIGTRWLETDLRELG, from the coding sequence ATGAGCGTGGAGACGAGGCGCGTCGGCCCGGAGGCCGCCGCGGAGGTGCTGGCCGTGGTGAAGGCGGCGTTCGCGGACCGCCCGGTCCTCGACCCGCCGGCCGACGCCCTGGCCGAGACCGAGGACTCCATCGCCGCGATGCTCGCCCCGAGCGGCGGGCTGCTGACCCTCGACGACGGCCGTCCGGTCGCCGCCCTGGTCCTCGACCCGGTCGACGACGCCGTCTACCTGCGCCGGGTCAGCGTCGACCCGGCGGCCCAGGGCCACGGCCTCGCCCACGGACTGGTCCGCGCCGCGCTGCTCGACATCGCCCGCGCCGGCGCCCGGCGGGTCCGGCTGCTGGCCCGCGAGGAGCTGCCGCGCACGATCGGCTTCTGGCGCGAGCTCGGCTTCGTCGAGACCGGCCGGCACGCGCCGTACGTCGAGATGGCGCGCCCCGCGCCGGTGATCGTCGACGTGCCGGGTGCCGACGACATGCGCGCCCTGGGGAGGCGGGTCGCGGCGTACCTCAGCGGCGGCGACGTGCTCGTCCTCAGCGGCGAGCTCGGCGCCGGGAAGACGACGTTCACCCAGGGCCTCGGGGAGGGGCTCGGCGTGCGGGGCCAGATCACCTCGCCGACCTTCGTCATCGCCCGGGTGCACCCCGCGCTCGGCGCCGGGCCCGAGCTGGTCCACGTCGACGCCTACCGCCTCGGCGGGCAGGCCGAGCTCGACGACCTCGACCTCGACACCGACCTCGACGAGGCGGTCACGGTCGTCGAGTGGGGGACCGGGATCGCCGAGGGCCTGGCCGAGGACCGGCTCGAGGTGCGGATCACCCGCGCGACCGGGGATACGGCCGCCGACCCCGAGGCCGATCCGCGCCTCGTCGAGCTCGACGGCATCGGCACCCGCTGGCTCGAGACGGACCTCCGCGAGCTCGGCTGA
- the coaA gene encoding type I pantothenate kinase translates to MTTGTPADTHHGEDSSREASPYVELDRATWADLAHEWHQQGSPLTSDEVVRLRGIGDSLDLDEIRDVYLPLSRLLSLRVNAATRLHHEQEQFLHRRTPPRTPFVIGLAGSVAVGKSTAARVLQQMLARWPEHPNVALVTTDGFLYPNAELEARGLLQRKGFPESYDRRKLLKFVIDIKSGIDEVEAPVYSHLVYDVVPEERVVVKRPDIVIVEGLNVLQPARVREDGRTGLGLSDFFDFSIFVDANTNHIREWYVDRFLRLRETAFRDPNSYFARYAALSHDSAVDEARRIWDSINGPNLAENVLPTRSRATLVLRKAADHAVQYVRLRKI, encoded by the coding sequence ATGACGACGGGCACCCCGGCGGACACCCACCACGGCGAGGACTCGTCGCGGGAGGCTTCGCCGTACGTCGAGCTGGACCGCGCGACCTGGGCCGACCTGGCCCACGAGTGGCACCAGCAGGGCAGCCCGCTGACCAGCGACGAGGTCGTCCGGCTGCGCGGCATCGGCGACTCGCTCGACCTCGACGAGATCCGCGACGTCTACCTGCCGCTGTCCCGGCTGCTGTCGCTGCGGGTCAACGCCGCGACCCGGCTGCACCACGAGCAGGAGCAGTTCCTGCACCGACGCACTCCCCCGCGCACGCCCTTCGTGATCGGCCTCGCGGGGTCGGTGGCGGTCGGCAAGTCGACCGCGGCGCGCGTGCTGCAGCAGATGCTCGCCCGCTGGCCCGAGCACCCCAACGTCGCGCTGGTGACCACCGACGGCTTCCTCTACCCCAACGCCGAGCTCGAGGCCCGCGGCCTGCTCCAGCGCAAGGGCTTCCCCGAGTCCTACGACCGGCGCAAGCTGCTGAAGTTCGTCATCGACATCAAGTCCGGCATCGACGAGGTCGAGGCGCCGGTCTACTCCCACCTGGTCTACGACGTGGTCCCCGAGGAGAGGGTCGTCGTGAAGCGGCCCGACATCGTCATCGTCGAGGGCCTCAACGTCCTGCAGCCCGCCCGGGTCCGCGAGGACGGCCGCACCGGCCTGGGCCTGTCGGACTTCTTCGACTTCTCCATCTTCGTCGACGCCAACACCAACCACATCCGGGAGTGGTACGTCGACCGCTTCCTGCGCCTGCGCGAGACCGCCTTCCGCGACCCCAACTCCTATTTCGCCCGCTACGCCGCGCTCAGCCACGACTCCGCCGTCGACGAGGCGCGCCGGATCTGGGACTCGATCAACGGGCCCAACCTCGCCGAGAACGTGCTGCCCACCCGCTCGCGGGCGACGCTGGTGCTGCGCAAGGCCGCCGACCACGCGGTGCAGTACGTGCGGCTCAGGAAGATCTGA
- the alr gene encoding alanine racemase, whose protein sequence is MERPPLGPAGIVVDLAAVRANARLLRATAGVPLIAVVKADGYGHGMVECARAAREGGAEWLATATVEEALALRAAGVEGPLLCWLNGPDSDLAAAADAGIDLTAHSVADLDAMAAAFASRTAPARVQLKVDTGLSRNGAPRAHWAEVFARARVGEEAGTWRITGIWSHFACADEPAHPANDRQEQAFRDALALADEHGLRPGLRHLANSAAAILRPSSRFDAVRCGIAVYGLDPAPGQDTGIGLVPAMTVTAPLLSVKDLAPGDAVSYGQRWVAEQPTTVGLVPVGYGEGIPRNASRPGAPDEAATVGIDGKRRPIRGTVCMDQVVVDLGGDRPAVGSEVVVLGPPSAGGPTAQDWAEACGTINYEIVTRIGGRMSRNYVDSEADGADA, encoded by the coding sequence ATGGAGCGCCCGCCCCTCGGCCCGGCCGGGATCGTCGTCGACCTGGCGGCGGTCCGGGCCAACGCGCGGCTGCTGCGCGCCACGGCCGGCGTGCCCCTGATCGCCGTGGTGAAGGCCGACGGCTACGGCCACGGCATGGTCGAGTGCGCGCGGGCCGCCCGGGAGGGCGGCGCGGAATGGCTGGCGACGGCGACGGTCGAAGAGGCGCTGGCGCTACGCGCCGCCGGCGTCGAGGGACCACTGCTGTGCTGGCTCAACGGGCCCGACAGCGACCTCGCCGCTGCCGCCGACGCCGGCATCGACCTGACCGCCCACAGCGTGGCCGACCTCGACGCGATGGCCGCCGCCTTCGCGAGCCGCACCGCCCCGGCGCGGGTCCAGCTCAAGGTCGACACCGGACTGTCCCGCAACGGCGCGCCGCGCGCGCACTGGGCCGAGGTGTTCGCCCGGGCCCGGGTTGGCGAGGAGGCCGGGACCTGGCGGATCACCGGGATCTGGTCCCACTTCGCCTGCGCCGACGAGCCGGCCCACCCCGCCAACGACCGCCAGGAGCAGGCCTTCCGCGACGCCCTCGCCCTCGCCGACGAGCACGGCCTGCGCCCCGGGCTGCGCCACCTCGCCAACTCCGCCGCGGCGATCCTGCGGCCCTCCTCCCGCTTCGACGCGGTCCGCTGCGGCATCGCGGTCTACGGCCTCGACCCGGCGCCCGGGCAGGACACCGGCATCGGGCTGGTGCCCGCGATGACCGTGACCGCGCCGCTGCTCTCGGTCAAGGACCTCGCACCCGGCGACGCCGTCTCCTACGGCCAGCGCTGGGTCGCCGAGCAGCCGACCACGGTCGGCCTGGTCCCGGTCGGGTACGGCGAGGGCATCCCGCGCAACGCCAGCCGGCCCGGCGCCCCGGACGAGGCGGCCACCGTCGGCATCGACGGCAAGCGGCGGCCGATCCGCGGCACCGTCTGCATGGACCAGGTCGTCGTCGACCTCGGGGGAGACCGGCCAGCGGTCGGCAGCGAGGTCGTCGTCCTCGGCCCGCCCTCCGCGGGCGGGCCCACCGCCCAGGACTGGGCCGAGGCGTGCGGCACCATCAACTACGAGATCGTCACCAGGATCGGGGGGCGGATGTCCCGCAACTACGTGGACTCCGAGGCCGACGGAGCCGACGCATGA
- a CDS encoding serine/threonine-protein kinase, with protein sequence MFGVIADRYELLEIVGSGGMGVVYRARDRVLGRTVAVKVIRQELVDQEFVRRFAREAAILARVRSPHIVVVFDYGSSDGQFYLVTDFHADGDLVGWLEQHGPMPARLAAEVTAAVAEGLADAHAAGVVHRDVKPGNVLLWRRGERLLPVLADFGIATAEDGGLTVTGGVPGSPPFMAPERHLGQAATAATDVYALGCLLYNLLTGRPPYDGTSFQAASAHINDPVPQLPPELERVAGLDAIVARCMAKAPEDRYPTASEAAEALRAWIAAGTPVSTAPATVTTAPVVLPGSEPVRRRVWPVLLAVAALVAVLGAGAWWLLGRDDPPAAGARDPVTTGTPRVEPEARLIPVDGACGYVVTVQGRDVQVACRWFDVRARGLSAGASVTVELELAVDGRYSDDVARTHRTVAADGTVNVEQHEAVSEYDGLCPSGTCAGGFPVADRATGARLTVRDEDGKRIVRATYALADLRSS encoded by the coding sequence ATGTTCGGCGTGATCGCGGATCGCTACGAGCTGCTCGAGATCGTCGGCAGCGGCGGCATGGGCGTCGTGTACCGCGCGCGCGACCGCGTGCTCGGTCGCACCGTCGCCGTCAAGGTGATCCGCCAGGAGCTGGTCGACCAGGAGTTCGTCCGGCGCTTCGCGCGCGAGGCCGCGATCCTCGCGCGGGTGCGCTCGCCGCACATCGTCGTGGTCTTCGACTACGGCAGCAGCGACGGCCAGTTCTACCTGGTGACCGACTTCCACGCCGACGGGGATCTGGTCGGCTGGCTCGAGCAGCACGGCCCGATGCCGGCGCGGCTCGCGGCCGAGGTCACCGCCGCGGTCGCCGAGGGCCTCGCCGACGCGCACGCGGCCGGCGTGGTCCACCGCGACGTGAAGCCGGGCAACGTGCTGCTGTGGCGGCGTGGAGAGCGATTGCTCCCGGTCCTCGCCGACTTCGGCATCGCGACCGCCGAGGACGGCGGGCTCACCGTCACCGGCGGGGTCCCGGGCAGCCCGCCGTTCATGGCTCCCGAACGGCATCTCGGTCAGGCGGCCACGGCAGCCACCGACGTCTACGCCCTCGGCTGCCTGCTCTACAACCTGTTGACCGGCCGGCCGCCCTACGACGGCACCAGCTTCCAGGCCGCGAGCGCCCACATCAACGACCCGGTCCCGCAGCTCCCGCCCGAGCTCGAGCGGGTCGCGGGTCTCGACGCGATCGTCGCGCGGTGCATGGCGAAGGCGCCCGAGGACAGGTACCCGACGGCCAGCGAGGCCGCCGAGGCGCTGCGGGCGTGGATCGCGGCGGGTACGCCGGTCTCGACCGCCCCGGCCACCGTCACGACTGCGCCGGTGGTCCTGCCCGGGTCGGAGCCCGTACGACGGCGGGTGTGGCCCGTCCTGCTCGCGGTCGCGGCGCTGGTGGCGGTGCTCGGAGCCGGGGCATGGTGGCTGCTGGGGCGCGACGATCCGCCGGCGGCCGGGGCCCGGGATCCGGTGACGACCGGGACGCCGAGGGTCGAGCCGGAAGCCCGGTTGATCCCGGTGGACGGCGCGTGTGGGTACGTCGTGACGGTGCAGGGCAGGGACGTCCAGGTCGCCTGCCGATGGTTCGACGTGCGGGCCCGGGGGCTGAGTGCCGGTGCGTCGGTCACGGTCGAGCTCGAGCTGGCGGTCGACGGCAGGTACTCCGACGACGTGGCCCGGACCCACCGGACCGTCGCGGCCGACGGGACAGTGAACGTCGAGCAGCACGAGGCCGTGAGCGAGTACGACGGACTGTGCCCGAGCGGTACCTGCGCCGGTGGGTTCCCGGTGGCCGACCGGGCGACCGGAGCGCGGTTGACCGTCCGCGACGAGGACGGGAAGAGGATCGTGCGTGCGACGTACGCGCTTGCGGACCTCAGATCTTCCTGA
- a CDS encoding glycoside hydrolase family 16 protein, with protein sequence MRLLRVLLSAALVAVLVATAVGLVDGPAVAGESRRPVLDRVTSRAAHQSVVFKGRAKPRQVVRLQARGPSYWTTVGKDRASRKGVFRITVPYPDTPRTYRVVAGGKVSKTRRVVPTPPAPGAPATPKPPAPSDGCGVRPERAEGGYYACTFRDDFDGTTLDPAIWMAQETWFSGMTTASGSCYVDNDRTIAVASGHLRLTATVLDEPFVCRSPYGDFTTDTEASTVVTRSRFTQTYGRFEARLKMPAEAGTAGAHSAFWLYPQDQAYGRWPASGEIDVAEWFSARPANVYPSVHYAGENNMLSTGFSCAMPTSSTEFHDYAVEWTPSVMRFYYDGSLCFTHAWTPAGLVAPQPFDRPFYLVFTQIWGGGWNARAPGMPDTSTLVVDWVKAWQ encoded by the coding sequence ATGCGTTTGCTGCGAGTGCTGCTGTCCGCCGCGCTGGTCGCCGTGCTGGTCGCCACCGCGGTCGGACTCGTCGACGGCCCGGCCGTGGCCGGTGAGTCCCGGCGGCCGGTGCTGGACCGGGTGACGTCGCGAGCGGCCCATCAGAGTGTCGTGTTCAAGGGCCGGGCCAAGCCGCGCCAGGTCGTCCGGCTGCAGGCCCGCGGGCCGTCGTACTGGACCACCGTCGGGAAGGACAGGGCCTCGCGCAAGGGCGTCTTCCGGATCACCGTCCCCTATCCCGACACCCCGCGCACCTACCGGGTCGTGGCCGGCGGCAAGGTCAGCAAGACCCGCCGGGTCGTGCCGACGCCGCCCGCACCGGGCGCCCCGGCCACCCCGAAACCGCCTGCACCCAGCGACGGTTGCGGCGTGCGGCCCGAGCGCGCCGAGGGCGGCTACTACGCCTGCACCTTCCGCGACGACTTCGACGGCACCACGCTCGACCCCGCGATCTGGATGGCCCAGGAGACCTGGTTCAGCGGCATGACGACGGCGAGCGGCTCCTGCTACGTCGACAACGACCGCACCATCGCGGTCGCGTCCGGCCACCTGCGGCTCACCGCGACCGTGCTCGACGAGCCGTTCGTGTGCCGCAGTCCGTACGGCGACTTCACCACCGACACCGAGGCCTCGACCGTGGTCACCCGGTCCCGGTTCACCCAGACCTACGGGCGCTTCGAGGCCCGCCTCAAGATGCCCGCCGAGGCCGGGACCGCCGGTGCGCACTCCGCGTTCTGGCTCTACCCGCAGGATCAGGCCTACGGCCGCTGGCCCGCTTCGGGCGAGATCGACGTCGCCGAGTGGTTCAGCGCCCGGCCCGCGAACGTCTACCCCTCGGTGCACTACGCCGGCGAGAACAACATGTTGAGCACCGGTTTCTCCTGCGCGATGCCCACCTCGTCGACCGAGTTCCACGACTACGCCGTCGAGTGGACGCCGAGCGTGATGCGCTTCTACTACGACGGCAGCCTGTGCTTCACCCACGCCTGGACGCCGGCCGGCCTGGTCGCGCCGCAGCCGTTCGACCGGCCGTTCTACCTCGTGTTCACCCAGATCTGGGGCGGCGGGTGGAACGCCCGCGCGCCCGGCATGCCGGACACCTCCACCCTGGTCGTCGACTGGGTGAAGGCCTGGCAGTAG
- a CDS encoding holo-ACP synthase — protein MPVVGVGIDVCEIARFEESCRRTPALVTKLFTEAERDLHIRSLAARFAAKEALAKALGAPRGMSWHDAEVVSEDSGRPRFVIRGTVLAEADALGVTSVHLSLTHDGGIASAVVVLES, from the coding sequence GTGCCTGTCGTCGGCGTCGGCATCGACGTGTGCGAGATCGCCCGATTCGAGGAGTCCTGCCGCCGCACCCCCGCCCTGGTGACCAAGCTCTTCACCGAGGCCGAGCGCGACCTCCACATCCGTTCGCTGGCGGCCCGGTTCGCAGCCAAGGAGGCGCTCGCGAAGGCCCTCGGCGCCCCGCGCGGGATGTCGTGGCACGACGCCGAGGTGGTCTCGGAGGACTCCGGTCGGCCGCGGTTCGTCATCCGCGGCACGGTGCTCGCCGAGGCCGACGCGCTCGGCGTCACCTCCGTGCACCTCTCGCTGACCCACGACGGCGGCATCGCCTCGGCCGTGGTGGTGCTCGAGTCGTGA
- a CDS encoding alpha/beta hydrolase: MSRRGRVVGSLAGALGVAAGTAAVGILRQQRAISRRAGEEIPFGSLHSTPVTVVADDGLPLHVEVDEVEPVAASGGAVERLLRRTKGDTPPVTVVFVHGFCLNLDCWHFQRAAYRGLVRTVYYDQRSHGRSGNSDRAHSTIDQLGRDLHRVLEEVVPDGPVVLVGHSMGGMSIVAFAEQYPELVGTRVVGAGLISTTAGGLDPSRILLPMLPARLAGPMTSSAVRTLHLGHRAIDSLRRAGSAVATVATDRFAFGSDVPRGYVEFVDDMLAATPFEVVADFFPHFAGLDKFDFVEVLGRVPTSVICGTDDRITSIGHSRKLQSRIPGARLLECEGAGHMVTMERHELVNAELDQLITAASARAATR; encoded by the coding sequence ATGAGCCGCCGCGGCCGGGTCGTCGGGTCCCTCGCTGGCGCCCTCGGCGTCGCAGCCGGTACGGCGGCCGTCGGGATCCTGCGCCAGCAGCGGGCGATCAGCCGGCGGGCGGGCGAGGAGATCCCCTTCGGGAGCCTGCACTCGACGCCGGTGACCGTGGTCGCCGACGACGGCCTGCCGCTCCACGTCGAGGTCGACGAGGTCGAGCCGGTCGCCGCCTCGGGTGGCGCGGTCGAGCGGCTGCTGCGTCGTACCAAGGGCGACACGCCCCCGGTCACCGTGGTCTTCGTCCACGGCTTCTGCCTCAACCTCGACTGCTGGCACTTCCAGCGCGCGGCGTACCGCGGCCTGGTCCGCACCGTCTACTACGACCAGCGCTCCCACGGCCGCTCCGGCAACTCCGATCGCGCCCACTCGACCATCGACCAGCTCGGCCGCGACCTGCACCGGGTGCTCGAGGAGGTCGTCCCCGACGGGCCGGTCGTGCTGGTCGGGCACTCGATGGGTGGGATGTCCATCGTCGCGTTCGCCGAGCAGTACCCCGAGCTGGTCGGCACCCGCGTGGTCGGCGCCGGCCTGATCTCGACGACCGCCGGCGGCCTCGACCCGAGCCGGATCCTGCTGCCGATGCTGCCCGCCCGCCTGGCCGGCCCGATGACCAGCAGCGCCGTACGGACCCTGCACCTCGGCCACCGCGCCATCGACTCGCTGCGCCGCGCGGGCAGCGCCGTCGCGACGGTCGCCACCGACCGGTTCGCGTTCGGCAGCGACGTGCCGCGCGGGTACGTCGAGTTCGTCGACGACATGCTCGCCGCCACCCCTTTCGAGGTGGTCGCCGACTTCTTCCCGCACTTCGCGGGCCTCGACAAGTTCGACTTCGTCGAGGTGCTCGGCCGGGTGCCCACGTCGGTCATCTGCGGCACCGACGACCGGATCACCTCGATCGGGCACTCCCGCAAGCTGCAGTCCCGGATCCCCGGGGCGCGGCTGCTCGAGTGCGAGGGCGCCGGCCACATGGTCACCATGGAGCGCCACGAGCTGGTCAACGCCGAGCTCGACCAGCTGATCACCGCCGCATCCGCGAGGGCAGCGACGCGATGA